GTGATCCTGTTTTTATGCGTGATTTTGGTGCTGCTCGCATTGTTCGGCGCGCCGCTGTTTGCGTTGATCGGCGCGTTGGCCCTGATTGGTTTCCAGTCATCCGGCGAGCAACTCAGCGCGGTTGCGATCGAGTTTTATCGGCTGTCGGAAATGCCGGCGCTGATCGCGATTCCGCTATTCACGTTGGCAGGTTATCTGCTCGCCGAAAGTCAGGCGCCGCAGCGTCTGGTGCGTGTCACCAACGCTTTGTTCGGCTGGATGCCGGGTGGCTTGGCGATCGTCTCGGTATGCGCCTGTACCTTGTTCACCGCGTTCACCGGTGCGACCGGCGTGACCATCGTCGCGCTCGGCGCGGTGCTTTATCCGGCATTGATGCAAGCGCGATATGGCCAGCGTTTTTCATTGGGCTTGCTCACGGCATCCGGCAGTCTTGGGCTGTTGCTGGTGCCATCGATGCCATTGATCCTTTACGGCGTCGTCGCGCAGCAATTCCATACCACGCCGCCAGTCAGCATCGATGCCTTGTTCAAGGCTGGCGCGTTGCCGTGTCTGCTCATGATCGTGCTGCTGTCGGCATACAGCGTGTGGCATATGCGCGGCGCGCCGAAACCTGTCGCACAAGCGACCGGGCCGGGTGAATTGTGGGCCGCACTGAAAGGCGCGGCATGGGAAATCCCGTTGCCGTTCGTGATCCTCGCCGGCATTTATTCGAGCAGGCTTGCCGCCTCCGAAGCGGCTGCAGCAACCGCGCTGTACGTGTTGATCGTCACTGTGGTGATCCGCCGCGAAATCAGCCTGCGCCAGTTGCCACGTGTGATCCGCGAGGCGATGCTGCTGGTCGGTGCCATTCTCATCATTCTCGGATTTTCACTCGCGCTGACCAATTATCTGGTCGACGCCGATATCCCGGAAAAACTCTTCGCGCTGATCCGCGATCACATCACCAGCCGCACCACTTTCCTGCTGCTGCTGAATGTTTTCCTGATGGTGTTTGGCATGCTGCTCGAAGGCTTTCCGGCGATCATTATCCTGGTGCCGCTGATCCTGCCGGTGGCAATGCATTACGGCGTCGATCCGATTCATCTCGGCATCATTTTCCTCGCCAACCTGCAGCTCGGTATTTTCCTGCCGCCAGCCGGCATGAATCTGTTTATTGCGAGCGTGCGTTTCCGTCAGCCGGTGACCACGGTGATCCGCGCCAGCGTGCCGTTTTTCCTGATCATGCTGGTCGCAGTGCTGATCATCACTTATTTTCCGTGGTTGTCGCTGGTGTTGGTGCGTTAGGTTTTTGCGCATCGGTGGGAGGTGATGCCGGCGGTCGATGCAGGTTGATGATGAGGTCGAGAAAATTCTCGTCATCCGATCCGCGCTGGATGCGGTCGGCGTGGATGCCGAGCGCGATCTGCTGCCAGTCCGCAGGCTTGTCGCCCTGCCAGCGACTGTTGTCGCCATTCAAAACTACATCGCCTTGGTGCTGGCCGAAATAGATGTCGACGACATCGCGTTTGTCGCCACGCGCGTGTTCGACATACGCCGCGGGCAGCGGATTCTGGCGCAGAAACCAGCCCTGCGCCGAGGTGCGGCAGGCCTGAGGTTGAACGAGCTCGGCTAGTGAAGGCAACAAGTCGGATTGCTGAAATGGCGTATCGATAACACCGTGCGGCAAGCCTGGCAAATCGCTCACGATAACCAGTGGTGTGCGTGCCAATGCGCTGTCGCCGAAGCGGCGTATTTCTTCGGCGAAAACCGGCGTCATGCTGCGATGATCGCCCGAGATCAGCAGGATGCCGTGCTGGAAAAAATTCCGTTGTTTTAGCTCCGTATACAACATGACGAGTTGCTTGTCGGCATAACGAAAAACACCAGGTTCATCGCTGGATTCATCCTCGGGATTGATGAACGGCGGATGTGTGCTGACCGTCAGTAACATCGAGAAAGACGGCGTAGCGCCGTGCTGCTGATCGAACCACTGCAGGAAACGCTGATACAAAGCCTTGTCTTCCGCCGCATTGAAGTGACGGCGTTTCCAACCGTTGTAGAACGGCTGTTCGGCGCCTTCGTAGCTGTCGAAACCGAGTGCCTTGAGCCAGTCGGTTTTGTCGAGAAAACCGAGATCGCCGGTAGTGAAAAAATGCGTGGCGTAGCCGGCGCGATGCAGGACATCGGGTAACGCGTCCTGAGGGTTTTGGTAACCACGGAACGCGTCGGTGCTTTGATAACGACCGACCGCGGGGACCGGCGCGCGGCCGTTGACCAGTGCGATCAAACCGCCATCGGTGGTGAATCCATTCGCAAAAAAATTCGTGAAGTAGGCATATTGTTTGGCGATGCGATCGAGATTCGGCGTGAGATCGCGAAAGCCACCGAACAACGCGCTGTGGTGCATCGAGAGTGACTCGACCACGACATAAATGATATCCGGTTGCCGATTCTGGCCTGTCGCACATTCGGCTTTCGGCGGAAGATAGTCCCGCGCTACCTGTGCTGCAAACGCAGCGCTGTACGGCGTGTCGACGCCCAGATCAAGATTGGTTGCTATGAGGTTTTGCAGCACTTCGTTGTGGATGTAACGCATCGTTTTCGGCTGCCATAAACCGAGCAGTGCAAACACGATTGCCATTGCGAAATATATTGAAGCGGCACGCAAACGTTGCTGTCGCGGACACAATGCAAAAACCAGTATCGCCGTAATCGGTAGCAGCAAAATCAGGCCGATTCGAATATTGGTCGATTCGAGCAGCGCGCCGCCGAAATCAACGATGGCGCCAAACTCCTTGCCGAACTTAAGCACGTCGAACAGGTACAGGCGCTGGGTCAAGGTCTTCAACACAGCTAGGTCGATGCCATAAACCAGCACCAGCACGATGCCTAACAACAGCCACGGTAGCTGCAAAAAATAGTGGCGAAAGACCAAGCTCGCGGCAGTGAATAACAACAGCAGCGCCAGCATCGAGCTGTCCTGCTGCAAGGCAGTCAGCCCCAGACAAACTGGGCAAGGCGCCACCTGCGCAGTGAGTTGCGTGATCAGCAACGCGCGCAGCAACATCAGCAACAACAGCAACAAAATCAGGGCGAGCGCGCCTTTGTCACCAAGGCGGTAGGGTTTGCATGCAGCCACAGTCAGAGATTTATTCATGAACAGGGTCGTGATCGTTTGAGGTGAGGCAATGAGTTTGTGGCGCCACGAAAGCGGAAGTAGCGCGGGCGAGTTCGATCAAAGATCGGTGGCTTGAAACAATTCGGCAACGTATAATATCGGGTTTTATCCGCCCGGAGTCCCATCCATGCGCATCCTGGCCGAAGCTCTTACCTTCGACGACGTTTACCTCGTCCCGGCATACTCCAACGTGCTGCCGCGCGACGTCTCGCTCACCACCCAGCTCACACGCAAGATTCGGCTGAATATTCCGGTGGTTTCCGCCGCGATGGATACCGTGACTGAAGCGCGCCTTGCCATCACGATGGCGCAATGCGGCGGCATCGGCATTATCCACAAGAATATGCCGATCGAGTTGCAGGCGGCGCAAGTTCGTCTGGTGAAAAAATTCGAGGCCGGCGTGATTCGCGACCCGATTACGGTGACGCCGAATACCTCGATCCACGACGTGATGCAGATCACGCGGGCGCGCAATATTTCCGGCGTGCCGGTGGTCGAAGGCGCGCAACTGGTCGGCATCGTCACGAGCCGCGACCTGCGATTTGAAAAGCGCCCGGACGATCCGGTCAAGAACATCATGACGCGCAAGGAGCGCTTGATCACGGTCAAGGAAGGCGCGAGCGAAGACGAAGTGTTGGAGCTGCTGCATCGCAATCGCATCGAGAAAGTTCTCGTGGTCAACGACCAGTTCGAACTGCGCGGCATGATCACGGTCAAGGATATCCAGAAATCGCGCGACAACCCGAATGCGTGCAAGGACGATCACGAGCGCCTGCGTGTCGGTGCGGCGGTCGGCACCGGTGGTGATACCGAAGAAAGAGTCGCGGCGTTGGTGGATGCCGGCGTTGACGTGATCATCGTCGATACCGCGCATGGTCATTCGCAGGGCGTGCTCGATCGCGTGCGCTGGGTCAAGCAGAATTTCCCGAACGTGCAATTGATCGGCGGCAATATCGTCACCGGCGATGCGGCGCGTGCGCTGGCCGATGCAGGTGCGGATGGTGTCAAGGTTGGTGTGGGTCCCGGTTCGATTTGCACGACGCGTATCGTCGCCGGTGTCGGCGTACCGCAGATCACGGCGATCTCGATGGTCGCCGAAGCACTCAAGCATACCGATGTTTCATTGATCGCCGATGGCGGTATTCGTTATTCGGGGGATATCTCCAAAGCATTGGTGGCGGGCGCGAATTGCGTGATGATTGGCGGCATGTTCGCGGGCACCGAAGAAGCGCCCGGCGAAGTTGAGCTGTATCAAGGTCGTTCGTACAAAAGTTATCGCGGCATGGGTTCGCTCGGCGCGATGCAGCAAGGCTCGAAAGATCGCTATTTCCAGGATGAAACCGACGCCGACAAACTCGTGCCGGAAGGTATCGAAGGTCGCGTGGCGTATCGCGGACCGCTGCGCAGCATCATCCATCAGCTGGTCGGCGGTTTGCGTGCGAGCATGGGTTATGTCGGTTGCGGTAACGTCGAGGAATTGCGCAGCAAACCGCAGTTCGTGCGCGTGACCAGCGCTGGTGTGCGTGAGAGCCATGTGCACGATGTCGCGATCACCAAGGAAGCGCCGAACTATCGCCTGGATTGATCGCGCCGCAGTCGTTTCAGGCACGTTCCGATCAGATGCGTTCCGATAATGGGTGATGCAAAAAAATCGCGTGAATAACGGAGTTTCGCCATGAATTCAAAAATGCGTTCGCTGAGTCTGGTTGCTGCTTTGCTGAGCGGTACGATGTCGTGTTTTGCGCTCGCCGCGGATGCGCCGCCCATCGGAAAATATTACGAACTGACGATCGATGGCACCACCTACAAGGCTGCCGCCAGCAAGCCGTTCACGATGCATATCGGCGGCTCGACGATCAATCTCGCGATTCGCGATTTGCCGTCCGAGTTCTACGCGGGCGATGCGGCGTTTCAATATCCATCGACGTTTGCCTACAGTCATCAGGCCGACAAGCAAGTGGATGTGTGGATGGTGCAGGGCCATCCGGCGCAAGCCACTCTGCACCGCGATCTCAACATCGGATTCAACGCGACTGTGTTCGCTGCAACATTGCGCACCAACCTTGGAAAATCTGCGACCGCACCGACGCCGCTCGAATGGAAAACTGCGAAAGCCAATTTCAAAGGCCTGCGCCAGCAAGGCAAGGATGTGAGTGGTGCGAACATCGTGCAGGAAATTTTCGACCTTGGTAAAAACAAGGTTTTCTGGCTGCAGGATCATCCGAATGCCGATGGCACCGCCTCGGCCGAATTCATCGAGATGAAACGTCTGCTCGGCGACAGCTTCGTTCTGAAAGGCAACTGATTCCGTCCATGAACAATATCCACGCCGACAAAATTC
The sequence above is drawn from the Pseudolysobacter antarcticus genome and encodes:
- the guaB gene encoding IMP dehydrogenase, with amino-acid sequence MRILAEALTFDDVYLVPAYSNVLPRDVSLTTQLTRKIRLNIPVVSAAMDTVTEARLAITMAQCGGIGIIHKNMPIELQAAQVRLVKKFEAGVIRDPITVTPNTSIHDVMQITRARNISGVPVVEGAQLVGIVTSRDLRFEKRPDDPVKNIMTRKERLITVKEGASEDEVLELLHRNRIEKVLVVNDQFELRGMITVKDIQKSRDNPNACKDDHERLRVGAAVGTGGDTEERVAALVDAGVDVIIVDTAHGHSQGVLDRVRWVKQNFPNVQLIGGNIVTGDAARALADAGADGVKVGVGPGSICTTRIVAGVGVPQITAISMVAEALKHTDVSLIADGGIRYSGDISKALVAGANCVMIGGMFAGTEEAPGEVELYQGRSYKSYRGMGSLGAMQQGSKDRYFQDETDADKLVPEGIEGRVAYRGPLRSIIHQLVGGLRASMGYVGCGNVEELRSKPQFVRVTSAGVRESHVHDVAITKEAPNYRLD
- a CDS encoding TRAP transporter large permease, producing MILFLCVILVLLALFGAPLFALIGALALIGFQSSGEQLSAVAIEFYRLSEMPALIAIPLFTLAGYLLAESQAPQRLVRVTNALFGWMPGGLAIVSVCACTLFTAFTGATGVTIVALGAVLYPALMQARYGQRFSLGLLTASGSLGLLLVPSMPLILYGVVAQQFHTTPPVSIDALFKAGALPCLLMIVLLSAYSVWHMRGAPKPVAQATGPGELWAALKGAAWEIPLPFVILAGIYSSRLAASEAAAATALYVLIVTVVIRREISLRQLPRVIREAMLLVGAILIILGFSLALTNYLVDADIPEKLFALIRDHITSRTTFLLLLNVFLMVFGMLLEGFPAIIILVPLILPVAMHYGVDPIHLGIIFLANLQLGIFLPPAGMNLFIASVRFRQPVTTVIRASVPFFLIMLVAVLIITYFPWLSLVLVR
- a CDS encoding LTA synthase family protein — its product is MNKSLTVAACKPYRLGDKGALALILLLLLLMLLRALLITQLTAQVAPCPVCLGLTALQQDSSMLALLLLFTAASLVFRHYFLQLPWLLLGIVLVLVYGIDLAVLKTLTQRLYLFDVLKFGKEFGAIVDFGGALLESTNIRIGLILLLPITAILVFALCPRQQRLRAASIYFAMAIVFALLGLWQPKTMRYIHNEVLQNLIATNLDLGVDTPYSAAFAAQVARDYLPPKAECATGQNRQPDIIYVVVESLSMHHSALFGGFRDLTPNLDRIAKQYAYFTNFFANGFTTDGGLIALVNGRAPVPAVGRYQSTDAFRGYQNPQDALPDVLHRAGYATHFFTTGDLGFLDKTDWLKALGFDSYEGAEQPFYNGWKRRHFNAAEDKALYQRFLQWFDQQHGATPSFSMLLTVSTHPPFINPEDESSDEPGVFRYADKQLVMLYTELKQRNFFQHGILLISGDHRSMTPVFAEEIRRFGDSALARTPLVIVSDLPGLPHGVIDTPFQQSDLLPSLAELVQPQACRTSAQGWFLRQNPLPAAYVEHARGDKRDVVDIYFGQHQGDVVLNGDNSRWQGDKPADWQQIALGIHADRIQRGSDDENFLDLIINLHRPPASPPTDAQKPNAPTPATTTENK